The following are encoded together in the Sparus aurata chromosome 1, fSpaAur1.1, whole genome shotgun sequence genome:
- the sart1 gene encoding U4/U6.U5 tri-snRNP-associated protein 1, whose amino-acid sequence MGSSKKHKEKSRDKDTEERRREHKKHRHKDRERDGSDRDKEKRKRSRSRDRGGRESRTKGERSGGEPRVKKEKVDLGYEEGSAEVGPQSASGDASLSIDETNKLRAKLGLKPLALSDNKKELGTKEEPLVAETINPVLIKQQKEMREKLAALKEKRIQNQKLGKVKTLAEDDWLDDTCAWVERSRSLAKEKELAEKRAKLLEEMDQEFGVSSLVEEEFAQTRNDAYTSRDLKGLKVQHKVDSFNEGQTVILTLQDKGVLEEEEDVLVNVGMVDKEKAEKNVELKKKKPDYKPYEEEESVDDMVTFKAHSVLSKYDEEIDGEKKKSFRLNTGGFADGERERELQAMREALRNQAQSLEMPALNIASEYYTPQEMVGFKKTKRRVKKIRKREKVTVADELALDDTRSTDFGSRSRGRGRKQLEEEGKEIKEEEEEEEEDNDEEKKEERKLPSNIPQMSDDIRMAEMDISDEDDFTPPEPAVIEEDEAEQELQKQLAKQRKLKQKQLLKDSGEKVAEQIKELAKGDNDNDPEKRNNIVFNATSEFCRTLGDIPTYGLSGNREDQEDIMDFEQEEEKDDAGGSDSDMDENVGWSTVNLDEEQKQPDFSTASATILDEEPIVNSGLAAALLLCKNKGLLDTQMQKVARVRAPKGALPNDNYCIEDKMGFDDKYSRREEYRGFTQDFKEKDAYKPDVKIEYVDESGRKLTPKEAFRQLSHRFHGKGSGKMKTERRMKKLEEEALLKKMSSSDTPLGTVALLQEKQKSQKTPYIVLSGSGKSMNANTITK is encoded by the coding sequence ATGGGCTCgtccaaaaaacacaaggaaaagaGCCGCGACAAGGACACAGAAGAGCGCCGCCGCGAGCACAAGAAACATCGCCACAAGGACCGAGAAAGAGATGGCTCGGACCGGGATAAAGAGAAACGAAAACGCTCCAGGTCCAGGGACAGGGGTGGACGGGAAAGCCGTACCAAAGGTGAAAGGAGCGGCGGAGAGCCACGAGTGAAGAAGGAGAAAGTTGATCTAGGATATGAAGAAGGCAGTGCAGAAGTAGGGCCTCAGTCTGCCAGCGGAGATGCATCTCTCAGCATCGATGAGACAAACAAACTCAGGGCCAAGCTGGGTCTGAAGCCTCTGGCACTAAGCGACAACAAAAAGGAGCTGGGCACCAAAGAGGAACCGCTGGTGGCTGAGACGATCAACCCTGTTCTCATCAAACAGCAAaaggagatgagagagaagCTTGCAGCTCTCAAAGAAAAACGCATCCAGAACCAGAAATTGGGAAAAGTCAAGACCCTAGCAGAGGATGACTGGCTGGATGACACATGTGCTTGGGTCGAGAGAAGCAGATCgctggcaaaagaaaaagagctgGCGGAGAAAAGAGCCAAACTTCTGGAAGAGATGGATCAGGAGTTTGGGGTCAGCAGTCTGGTAGAAGAGGAGTTTGCGCAAACCAGAAATGACGCCTACACATCTCGAGATCTGAAGGGACTCAAAGTGCAGCACAAGGTGGATTCCTTCAACGAGGGCCAGACTGTCATCCTGACCCTACAGGACAAAGGTGTCcttgaagaagaggaagatgtgCTCGTTAATGTGGGAATGGTGGACAAGGAAAAAGCAGAGAAGAATGTGgagttgaaaaagaaaaagccagaTTACAAGCCCTacgaagaagaggagagtgtgGATGACATGGTTACGTTCAAGGCCCACTCTGTTCTGTCCAAGTATGACGAGGAAATTGATggcgaaaagaaaaagagtttcAGGTTGAATACAGGGGGCTTCGCTGATGGCGAGCGAGAGCGGGAGCTTCAGGCCATGAGAGAGGCTCTACGAAACCAGGCCCAGTCTTTGGAAATGCCTGCGCTCAATATCGCCTCAGAGTATTATACGCCTCAGGAAATGGTCGGCTTTAAGAAGACAAAACGCCGTGTGAAGAAAATCAGGAAGAGGGAGAAGGTGACAGTTGCAGATGAACTTGCACTCGATGACACTCGCAGCACTGATTTTGGCTCCAGATCACGCGGTAGAGGCCGCAAACAACTGGAGGAAGAGGGCAAAGAgataaaagaggaggaggaggaggaggaggaggacaacgacgaggagaagaaggaggagagaaaattGCCAAGCAACATCCCCCAAATGTCTGATGACATCAGGATGGCAGAAATGGACATAAGTGACGAGGACGACTTTACACCTCCTGAACCAGCTGTGATTGAGGAGGATGAGGCAGAGCAGGAACTGCAGAAACAGCTGGCAAAGCAGAGGAAGCTGAAGCAAAAGCAGCTTCTCAAAGACTCTGGGGAAAAGGTGGCAGAGCAGATTAAAGAGCTCGCTAAAGGTGACAACGACAATGATCCAGAGAAGAGGAACAACATTGTTTTCAACGCCACCTCAGAGTTTTGCAGAACTCTGGGTGACATTCCAACATATGGACTGTCAGGCAACAGAGAGGACCAAGAAGACATTATGGACTttgagcaggaagaggagaaagatgaCGCTGGAGGTTCAGACTCGGATATGGATGAGAATGTTGGATGGAGCACCGTTAACCTGGATGAGGAGCAGAAACAACCTGATTTCTCTACAGCCTCTGCCACCATTTTGGATGAAGAGCCCATTGTCAACTCTGGCCTTGCTGCTGCCCTGCTGCTGTGCAAAAACAAAGGTCTGTTGGACACTCAAATGCAGAAAGTAGCCCGTGTCAGAGCACCGAAAGGCGCCTTGCCTAATGACAACTACTGCATTGAGGACAAGATGGGCTTCGATGACAAGTACAGTCGCCGTGAAGAATACAGAGGCTTCACTCAAGACTTCAAGGAGAAGGATGCCTACAAGCCTGACGTCAAGATTGAGTATGTGGATGAATCTGGGCGGAAACTCACTCCAAAAGAAGCCTTCAGGCAGCTTTCTCATCGATTCCATGGAAAAGGGTCCGGAAAGATGAAGACcgagaggaggatgaaaaagctggaggaggaggcacTGCTGAAGAAGATGAGCAGCAGTGACACTCCTCTGGGCACGGTGGCTTTGCTTCAAGAGAAACAGAAATCCCAGAAAACACCATATATTGTGCTTAGTGGGAGTGGAAAAAGTATGAATGCAAACACTATCACCAAataa